Proteins encoded by one window of Shewanella avicenniae:
- a CDS encoding aspartate/glutamate racemase family protein, with the protein MKTIGLLGGMSWESTQHYYRLINQGVKQQLGGLHSAPIAMFSVDFAPIETLQHLGDWDSLARILIDAARRVQAAGADGLMICTNTMHKLAPQIEAAIDIPLLHIADATGKHIQQLGYQQVALLGTAFTMEHAFYKQRLVDNFGLSVMVPDTLKRALVHKVIYDELCQGQINPKSKQQYLQIIDQLAADGAEAVILGCTEIGLLVQQQDRSTPLLDTTAIHAASAVDFILS; encoded by the coding sequence GTGAAAACGATTGGCCTTCTGGGTGGCATGAGTTGGGAAAGTACCCAACATTACTATCGCTTAATCAATCAAGGCGTTAAACAGCAACTTGGCGGTTTGCACTCAGCACCCATCGCCATGTTCAGTGTCGACTTTGCGCCGATTGAAACACTCCAACACCTAGGTGATTGGGATAGCTTAGCGCGCATACTTATCGACGCGGCGAGGCGTGTGCAAGCGGCAGGCGCTGATGGGCTGATGATCTGCACCAACACCATGCATAAGTTAGCACCGCAGATTGAAGCGGCGATCGATATCCCCTTGCTGCACATTGCCGATGCGACGGGCAAACATATTCAACAGTTGGGTTATCAGCAAGTAGCACTGCTCGGTACGGCCTTCACCATGGAGCATGCCTTCTATAAACAGCGTCTTGTAGACAACTTTGGCCTGTCGGTAATGGTGCCCGATACGTTAAAACGCGCGCTGGTACATAAAGTGATTTACGACGAATTGTGTCAGGGGCAGATAAACCCCAAATCTAAGCAACAATATCTGCAGATTATTGATCAGCTCGCCGCGGATGGCGCTGAAGCGGTGATTTTAGGCTGCACTGAGATAGGTTTATTGGTACAACAACAAGACCGCTCAACGCCACTGCTGGATACCACCGCTATCCATGCTGCAAGTGCGGTTGACTTTATCTTGAGTTAA
- a CDS encoding acetolactate synthase 3 large subunit: MEMLSGASMIVRSLIDEGVKHIFGYPGGSVLDIYDALHEISQDEKFKIEHILVRHEQAAVHMADGYARATGEVGVVLVTSGPGATNAITGIATAYMDSVPLVVLSGQVASNLIGNDAFQECDMIGISRPVVKHSFLVTDPREIPNTIKKAFFIAASGRPGPVVVDLPKDCLNPALLYEYQYPESVKMRSYNPTVSGHKGQIRRGLQALVEAKKPVLYVGGGAVISESNQKLTQLAEKLNLPVVSTLMGLGAFPGNHTNHLGMLGMHGLYEANMAMHNCDLIFGIGVRFDDRTTNNLAKYCPNASVVHIDIDPSSISKTVHADIPIVGSADAVLSDMLELLEEGIDSNQDASAIEQWWHQINHWRDRQCLNYEKSAERIKPQQVIETLYKLTKGEAYVASDVGQHQMFAALYYPFNKPRRWINSGGLGTMGFGLPAAMGVKMALPDETVVCVTGDGSIQMNIQELSTALQYGVPVKIINLNNRFLGMVKQWQDIIYAGRHSQSYMDSVPNFAKIAEAYGHVGMTVSHPDELEGKLAEALAMEDRLVFVDISVDETEHVYPMQIRGGSMSDMWLSKTEKC; the protein is encoded by the coding sequence ATGGAGATGCTTTCTGGCGCCAGCATGATCGTCCGCTCGTTGATTGACGAAGGCGTTAAACATATTTTCGGCTACCCCGGTGGCTCTGTTCTAGACATCTACGATGCTCTGCACGAAATATCCCAAGACGAAAAATTCAAAATCGAACACATTCTAGTGCGCCATGAGCAAGCAGCCGTGCATATGGCTGACGGCTATGCGCGTGCCACCGGTGAAGTGGGTGTGGTTTTGGTGACCTCAGGGCCTGGCGCAACCAACGCGATTACCGGTATTGCGACGGCATACATGGATTCTGTCCCGCTAGTGGTGCTATCTGGTCAGGTAGCTAGTAACTTGATTGGTAATGACGCATTCCAAGAATGCGACATGATCGGTATCTCTCGCCCAGTGGTGAAGCACAGTTTCTTAGTCACTGATCCGCGCGAGATTCCTAACACCATTAAGAAGGCGTTTTTTATCGCGGCGTCTGGCCGTCCAGGCCCCGTCGTTGTTGATTTACCAAAAGACTGCCTGAACCCAGCGCTGCTGTATGAATACCAATATCCAGAAAGTGTAAAAATGCGCTCTTATAACCCAACGGTATCAGGCCATAAAGGGCAAATCCGTCGAGGTTTACAAGCACTGGTTGAAGCGAAAAAACCTGTTCTGTATGTCGGTGGTGGCGCAGTTATTTCTGAGAGCAATCAGAAACTCACTCAACTGGCGGAAAAACTGAACTTGCCGGTGGTCAGTACCTTGATGGGCTTAGGCGCATTTCCCGGCAACCACACTAACCATTTAGGCATGTTGGGCATGCACGGTTTGTATGAAGCCAACATGGCCATGCATAACTGTGACCTTATTTTTGGTATTGGTGTGCGTTTCGACGACCGCACCACCAACAACCTAGCGAAATACTGCCCTAACGCCAGCGTTGTTCATATCGATATCGATCCTTCTTCAATTTCAAAAACCGTCCATGCCGATATCCCGATCGTTGGCTCAGCTGACGCCGTGTTAAGCGACATGCTGGAACTGTTAGAAGAAGGTATTGATAGCAATCAAGACGCAAGTGCGATTGAACAGTGGTGGCATCAGATTAACCATTGGCGTGACCGTCAATGCCTGAACTATGAAAAGTCAGCTGAGCGTATCAAGCCACAACAAGTGATTGAAACGCTATACAAACTGACCAAAGGCGAAGCCTATGTGGCCTCAGACGTAGGTCAGCACCAAATGTTCGCTGCGCTGTATTATCCGTTTAATAAGCCACGCCGTTGGATCAACTCAGGTGGTCTTGGCACTATGGGCTTTGGCTTACCTGCTGCAATGGGCGTGAAGATGGCGCTGCCTGATGAAACCGTTGTTTGTGTTACCGGTGACGGTTCAATCCAGATGAACATTCAAGAGCTTTCAACTGCACTGCAATACGGCGTTCCCGTTAAGATCATCAACCTCAACAACCGCTTCCTAGGTATGGTGAAGCAGTGGCAAGACATTATTTATGCTGGTCGCCACTCGCAATCCTACATGGATTCCGTACCGAATTTTGCCAAGATTGCAGAAGCCTATGGCCATGTAGGCATGACGGTGAGTCATCCTGATGAGCTAGAAGGCAAACTCGCAGAAGCGCTGGCAATGGAAGATCGGCTGGTATTTGTCGATATCAGCGTAGATGAAACAGAACACGTCTACCCGATGCAGATCCGTGGCGGTTCTATGAGTGACATGTGGTTGAGCAAAACGGAGAAATGCTGA
- a CDS encoding carboxylesterase/lipase family protein, with the protein MKLRHWLLALCAMVQFNAIAATGPIVQTQSGRIEGLRQGNVDSFLGIPYARPPVGELRWQRPLSAKPWRGVKKTTEFGPSCMQAPMEGFIREFSEDCLTMNIWRPNNARGPLPVMVWIHGGGFVMDSAATDVYHGQEFANAGVILVSFDYRMGRLGFFAHSALEGNLFKGNYGLMDQIKALRWVQDNIMQFGGDPKNVTVFGESAGGMSVNILLTSRFGRDLFNRAIIQSGGGRDVMLGLEDWTTAKQQGENFAKSVGIEGSDEKALAQLRALPTDTLVGNLGLFNLPENATTYSGPMIDGQVIEQPLTTAYETGAFARMPLMVGATDADIGFVYRKVETRDDALSIFGDHAAQANNVYPTYSPKALAAYIATQQAMIEPARYVAKAFAKNEVPVWHFRFGYVASANQGKWPGAFHASDIPFVFNTITAAYGDKVSEQDQQVANTLLQYWVNFAKTGNPNSSGLPEWSNFDANKELMLWVAPEGAAKIGSIKDPQSTQLDLVEKLAQQTK; encoded by the coding sequence ATGAAGCTTCGTCATTGGCTATTGGCGCTATGCGCCATGGTGCAATTTAATGCTATCGCCGCAACCGGCCCTATCGTACAAACCCAATCCGGCCGTATCGAAGGTTTACGACAAGGTAATGTCGACAGTTTTCTTGGAATTCCCTACGCGCGCCCCCCAGTAGGCGAGCTTCGTTGGCAGCGTCCGTTGTCAGCCAAGCCTTGGCGCGGAGTGAAAAAGACCACCGAGTTTGGCCCCTCTTGTATGCAAGCACCGATGGAAGGCTTTATTCGCGAGTTCAGCGAAGATTGCCTAACGATGAACATCTGGCGGCCAAACAACGCACGAGGGCCGTTGCCGGTGATGGTGTGGATCCACGGCGGCGGTTTTGTGATGGACAGTGCTGCAACGGATGTCTATCACGGGCAAGAGTTTGCTAACGCTGGAGTTATTCTCGTCAGCTTTGACTATCGGATGGGGCGATTAGGTTTCTTCGCCCATTCAGCCTTGGAAGGAAACCTGTTCAAGGGCAACTATGGGCTGATGGATCAGATTAAAGCGCTGCGTTGGGTACAAGACAACATCATGCAGTTTGGTGGCGACCCTAAAAATGTCACCGTGTTTGGAGAGTCAGCGGGCGGGATGTCGGTTAATATTCTACTGACCAGCCGTTTTGGACGCGATCTGTTCAACCGCGCGATCATTCAATCTGGTGGTGGCCGCGATGTAATGTTGGGCTTAGAAGATTGGACGACGGCAAAACAGCAAGGTGAAAATTTTGCGAAGTCGGTAGGCATAGAAGGCAGCGATGAAAAGGCCTTAGCACAACTACGCGCATTACCGACCGATACACTGGTGGGTAATTTAGGGCTGTTTAATCTGCCTGAAAACGCTACCACTTACAGCGGCCCGATGATTGATGGCCAAGTAATTGAACAACCACTCACTACCGCGTATGAAACGGGAGCTTTTGCCCGTATGCCACTGATGGTAGGCGCCACTGATGCCGATATCGGTTTTGTTTATCGCAAGGTTGAAACACGTGACGATGCGTTGTCTATTTTCGGTGACCATGCGGCTCAAGCAAACAATGTTTATCCAACATATTCACCGAAAGCGCTCGCCGCCTATATCGCCACTCAGCAAGCCATGATTGAACCCGCCCGTTATGTGGCCAAGGCATTTGCCAAAAATGAGGTACCTGTGTGGCATTTCCGCTTTGGTTATGTGGCCAGTGCCAACCAAGGCAAATGGCCGGGTGCCTTTCACGCGAGCGATATCCCCTTTGTGTTTAACACCATTACGGCGGCCTATGGTGACAAGGTGAGCGAACAAGATCAGCAAGTAGCGAACACCCTGCTGCAATATTGGGTTAACTTTGCCAAGACAGGCAATCCCAATAGCAGCGGCTTGCCAGAGTGGTCAAACTTTGATGCGAACAAAGAATTAATGTTATGGGTTGCGCCTGAAGGTGCGGCGAAGATCGGCAGCATTAAAGATCCACAATCTACCCAGCTAGATTTGGTAGAAAAGTTGGCGCAACAAACAAAATAA
- a CDS encoding GNAT family N-acetyltransferase, with amino-acid sequence MLKGAWKWQLLDDISQIPATQWDELMQPDTPFNCHSFLLALEQSGCVGAESGWLPMHLVLYQDTQLMAVMPLYRKFHSYGEYVFDWSWADAYDKYQLSYYPKLVSAIPFTPATGARLAIKAGVDRQAVTAMVQQVLQRELQEHSSWHGLFLSSTETAVWHDAAETEIQLSAFVEAPAHHAKLIRREGCQYHWYNRGYSSFDDFLAELSSSKRKNIRKERRQVAEWDYRWRSGAEISPALWQRFFLCYRMTYLKRSGHGGYLNQAFFQSLTASMGDSVKLLLVCAHGDSDEQAVAAALYFHTPNSDTLYGRYWGCLEQHDGLHFEACYYQGIDYCIAQKLACFNAGAQGEHKVLRGFEPVKTYSLHMIAEPAFEQAIADFCQEEIKHNQQYMDGLSAALPYRQQG; translated from the coding sequence GTGCTAAAAGGAGCATGGAAGTGGCAGTTGCTCGATGATATTAGCCAAATTCCCGCTACACAGTGGGATGAGCTTATGCAGCCGGATACCCCGTTTAATTGCCACAGTTTTTTACTGGCGTTGGAGCAAAGCGGCTGTGTTGGTGCTGAGTCTGGCTGGTTGCCGATGCATCTCGTGCTATACCAAGATACGCAGTTGATGGCGGTGATGCCGCTCTATCGCAAGTTTCATTCTTACGGTGAGTATGTGTTTGATTGGTCGTGGGCAGATGCCTACGACAAGTATCAACTGAGTTACTATCCTAAGTTGGTCAGCGCGATTCCATTTACGCCTGCCACTGGGGCGCGATTGGCGATAAAAGCTGGCGTTGATCGTCAAGCTGTCACCGCGATGGTACAGCAGGTATTGCAACGAGAGCTACAAGAACACTCAAGTTGGCACGGGCTATTTCTTTCAAGCACCGAAACTGCCGTATGGCATGACGCCGCAGAGACTGAAATACAGTTATCAGCGTTTGTGGAAGCGCCCGCACACCACGCCAAACTTATTCGCCGCGAAGGCTGCCAGTACCATTGGTATAATCGCGGTTACAGCAGCTTTGACGATTTTCTTGCTGAACTGAGCTCATCCAAAAGAAAGAATATTCGTAAAGAGCGACGTCAGGTGGCAGAGTGGGATTATCGCTGGCGCAGTGGCGCTGAGATTTCTCCAGCATTGTGGCAGCGCTTTTTTCTCTGCTACCGGATGACCTATCTGAAACGTTCTGGTCACGGTGGTTATTTAAACCAAGCCTTCTTTCAATCACTAACGGCCAGCATGGGCGACAGCGTGAAATTGCTATTGGTCTGTGCGCATGGTGATAGTGACGAACAGGCCGTTGCAGCGGCGCTTTATTTCCATACGCCCAACAGTGATACCCTCTATGGCCGCTATTGGGGGTGTCTTGAGCAACATGATGGATTGCATTTCGAGGCCTGTTATTATCAAGGCATTGATTATTGTATTGCACAAAAATTGGCGTGTTTTAATGCTGGCGCGCAGGGTGAACATAAAGTGTTGCGCGGCTTTGAGCCGGTGAAAACCTACTCGTTGCATATGATTGCTGAGCCAGCGTTTGAACAAGCAATAGCGGATTTTTGCCAAGAGGAAATTAAACATAATCAGCAATATATGGACGGGCTTAGCGCTGCGCTGCCTTATCGCCAGCAAGGTTGA
- a CDS encoding choice-of-anchor I family protein, with product MKLNQLALLVSSALLLAACGDDGKDGVDGSNGLSSLLHLSELAIGSSCSFGGQLVATGLDLNGNGTLEDAEVQQSQTLCYDSASGFNMELMARHESGVYGLSAAEIVDFDAVAAKVLVVNARSGKVDVLDASGLASTEAVSGAAALALNNLPLLNELDVAADIGLERLGGVNSLAVHDDLLAVAIERADEAGNSKQGNGFVAFYRRIASGYQYLKAVEVGALPDNVVFSPNGQSVLVANEGEPNNAYDVDPEGSVAIIAVVDGEPADNANLVRFTDFNVGGSRAAEVSSMIKINGPGASVAQDLEPEYITISADSSTAWVSLQENNAIAKINIGSATVDTLIALGEKDFGLAENALDASDKDDMVNIRPYEGVYGLYMPDTVASYQWHGSDFVVMANEGDSRDYDGFSEEARAEDLVLAANHPQVAAAQDKSLLGRLKVTTSMGDADGDGNYEKIYAYGARSFSILDGDGRMVFDSGSDFERITASLLGLNFNNNNEENKGDSRSDDKGPEPEALAVGKVGDKTYAFIGLERTGGIMVYNITNPFDVHFVDYIVNRDFDTDFEVDTDTGEYEGNMQMAGDLGPEGMKFVPAEKSPFGVPMLVVGNEVSGTTSIYRIY from the coding sequence ATGAAACTCAATCAACTTGCACTGCTGGTGTCCAGCGCCTTGTTGTTAGCAGCGTGTGGCGATGATGGTAAAGATGGTGTCGATGGTAGTAACGGATTGAGCAGCCTATTGCATTTGAGCGAATTAGCCATTGGCAGCAGCTGTAGCTTTGGTGGCCAATTAGTGGCCACAGGTCTAGATTTGAACGGCAACGGCACTCTGGAAGACGCAGAAGTTCAGCAGTCACAAACCTTATGTTATGACAGTGCAAGTGGTTTCAACATGGAGTTAATGGCGCGGCATGAAAGTGGCGTGTATGGACTAAGTGCGGCTGAAATCGTCGACTTTGATGCGGTTGCCGCAAAAGTATTAGTGGTGAATGCGCGTAGCGGCAAAGTCGATGTGCTGGATGCGAGTGGTCTTGCATCGACGGAAGCTGTGTCTGGTGCAGCTGCACTGGCGTTAAATAATCTGCCGTTGCTAAATGAACTCGATGTGGCTGCAGATATCGGTCTTGAGCGTTTGGGCGGGGTGAACAGCTTAGCGGTCCATGATGATTTGCTCGCGGTGGCGATTGAACGTGCCGACGAAGCCGGTAACAGCAAACAGGGCAATGGTTTTGTGGCGTTTTACCGCCGGATAGCAAGCGGCTATCAATACCTAAAAGCGGTGGAAGTCGGTGCATTACCTGACAACGTGGTATTTAGCCCCAATGGCCAATCGGTTTTAGTGGCCAATGAAGGTGAGCCCAACAACGCTTATGACGTTGACCCTGAAGGTTCAGTTGCGATTATCGCGGTCGTTGACGGTGAGCCAGCCGATAATGCCAATTTAGTGCGTTTTACTGACTTTAATGTTGGCGGCAGTCGAGCGGCTGAAGTCAGTAGCATGATTAAAATTAACGGCCCGGGCGCTTCAGTGGCGCAAGATCTTGAGCCGGAATACATCACCATTAGCGCTGACTCCAGTACCGCGTGGGTGAGCCTGCAGGAAAACAACGCCATTGCTAAGATTAATATCGGTTCAGCTACTGTTGATACACTTATCGCATTGGGCGAAAAGGATTTTGGCTTAGCTGAAAACGCACTTGATGCCAGTGATAAAGACGACATGGTCAACATCCGTCCGTATGAAGGTGTTTATGGCCTGTATATGCCAGACACTGTGGCAAGCTACCAGTGGCATGGCAGTGATTTTGTAGTGATGGCCAACGAAGGGGATTCGCGCGATTATGATGGTTTCTCGGAAGAAGCTCGTGCCGAAGATTTAGTGTTAGCCGCTAACCACCCGCAAGTGGCCGCCGCGCAAGACAAGAGTTTGTTAGGGCGCCTTAAAGTGACAACCTCGATGGGCGACGCTGACGGCGACGGCAACTATGAAAAAATCTACGCTTATGGCGCACGTTCATTCTCCATCTTGGATGGCGATGGTCGCATGGTGTTTGATTCGGGTAGCGATTTTGAGCGGATCACTGCATCGTTATTGGGGCTCAACTTCAACAACAATAACGAGGAAAACAAAGGCGATAGTCGCAGTGATGACAAAGGTCCAGAGCCAGAAGCATTGGCCGTGGGCAAGGTTGGCGACAAGACTTATGCCTTTATCGGCCTTGAGCGAACTGGCGGTATTATGGTGTACAACATCACTAATCCGTTTGATGTGCATTTTGTCGACTACATTGTTAACCGTGATTTTGATACTGATTTTGAAGTTGATACTGATACCGGTGAGTATGAAGGCAATATGCAGATGGCAGGTGATTTAGGTCCTGAAGGGATGAAATTTGTACCGGCTGAAAAAAGCCCTTTTGGTGTGCCAATGCTTGTGGTGGGTAACGAAGTTAGCGGCACTACCAGTATCTATCGCATCTATTAA
- a CDS encoding LysE family translocator, with the protein MFGIHDLALFILSGFLLNLTPGPDSLLIMGKTGAQGWRAGSMATLGVCNGMLVHIVAAALGLSAILASSAVAFTIIKVLGGAYLIYLGVRALLTKASTVSNAEENALTPRHESYRQLFAQGFLSNALNPKVALFFLAFVPQFIDHDAPNKAVAFLILGAVFYINSMIYCHILIALTAVARHKLKGNAKISAVLNKVLGTLFISLGIKLALASRG; encoded by the coding sequence ATGTTCGGTATCCATGATCTTGCGTTATTTATTCTGTCAGGCTTTCTATTGAATCTGACGCCAGGACCAGATTCGCTGTTGATTATGGGAAAAACCGGCGCACAGGGTTGGCGTGCGGGCAGTATGGCGACCTTGGGTGTTTGTAATGGTATGTTGGTACACATTGTCGCAGCAGCTTTAGGGCTATCGGCCATTCTAGCCAGCTCAGCGGTCGCCTTTACCATTATTAAGGTGTTGGGCGGCGCTTATCTTATCTATTTAGGCGTGAGAGCTCTGCTGACCAAAGCCTCAACCGTATCCAATGCAGAGGAAAACGCGCTAACCCCTCGCCATGAGAGTTACCGTCAGCTGTTCGCTCAAGGTTTTTTATCGAATGCGCTCAATCCCAAAGTTGCGCTGTTCTTTCTAGCCTTCGTGCCGCAGTTTATCGACCACGACGCACCGAACAAGGCCGTCGCATTCTTAATACTGGGGGCTGTTTTCTATATCAACAGCATGATTTACTGTCATATTTTAATCGCGCTAACCGCCGTTGCGCGTCACAAACTCAAAGGCAACGCTAAAATCAGCGCGGTATTAAACAAGGTTTTGGGTACGCTGTTTATTTCTTTAGGAATAAAACTGGCACTCGCTAGCCGTGGTTAG
- a CDS encoding multidrug effflux MFS transporter, whose amino-acid sequence MLTDNLSAPPNAFSLPLYLLLPMLAAIMAITPLTIDMYLPAMSTIAASFHASVTDVQQSLSIYLAGYAMGMLTFGPLADRVGRRPLVIIGLSGFMLTTLGLALTEELSVFLVLRFVQAFLGSAATVVIPGYVKEIYGDNTAKGMSYVGLIMLIAPLAAPTIGSVILGLGNWRLIFYVLTLYSLLLLLLVTLKLRMPSDKATSERSHQSMLRNYAVVFSRPGVKPYLCSCLLCSLAFFSYLTASPFVYMEVFGLSDHTFALLFALNVGALAIANLVNSRIVVKHGSRKMLALATATATVAAFALLLVNYFTLPYWYTVIVLVPLLGSMGIMSVNSDAIVLMKFKQETGTATAVIGTLRFGVGALAGPILALFYTGTAMPFCALMAAAVVLVGICQLFTFPGTFVRQAS is encoded by the coding sequence ATTTTGACCGATAATTTATCAGCGCCCCCAAACGCTTTTTCGCTACCTTTATATCTGTTACTGCCCATGTTGGCCGCAATTATGGCGATTACGCCATTAACCATCGATATGTACCTGCCGGCAATGTCAACTATTGCGGCAAGCTTTCATGCCAGCGTTACCGATGTGCAGCAATCACTCAGCATTTATCTCGCCGGTTATGCAATGGGCATGCTGACCTTTGGCCCATTAGCCGATCGTGTAGGTCGCCGTCCACTTGTCATCATAGGCCTAAGCGGGTTTATGCTCACCACCTTAGGGCTGGCGCTAACTGAAGAGCTGTCTGTATTTCTGGTGCTACGGTTTGTGCAGGCCTTTTTAGGCTCTGCGGCGACCGTGGTGATTCCGGGTTATGTCAAAGAGATCTACGGTGATAACACTGCCAAAGGCATGTCTTATGTTGGACTGATCATGCTGATTGCACCGTTAGCGGCGCCAACCATTGGCAGTGTCATTTTAGGCCTCGGTAACTGGCGGCTAATCTTCTACGTATTAACCCTATACTCGTTGCTACTGCTGCTGTTGGTCACGCTCAAGTTACGCATGCCTTCAGATAAGGCTACGAGTGAACGCAGCCACCAATCAATGTTACGTAATTATGCAGTCGTGTTTTCTCGCCCCGGCGTAAAACCCTACCTTTGTAGTTGCTTGCTGTGTTCGCTGGCATTTTTCAGCTACCTCACAGCATCGCCGTTTGTATACATGGAAGTATTTGGCCTGAGTGACCATACATTTGCGTTACTGTTTGCACTCAATGTAGGCGCATTGGCGATTGCAAACCTCGTTAACTCTCGCATTGTGGTCAAGCACGGCTCGCGCAAGATGTTGGCGTTAGCCACGGCAACCGCCACCGTCGCCGCCTTCGCGCTGCTGCTGGTCAATTACTTTACCCTGCCGTATTGGTACACGGTGATTGTGCTAGTGCCGCTATTGGGCTCGATGGGGATTATGTCGGTGAACAGTGATGCGATTGTATTGATGAAATTCAAACAAGAAACCGGCACTGCTACTGCGGTAATTGGCACCTTACGCTTTGGCGTGGGGGCGCTGGCGGGGCCAATCCTTGCGCTATTTTATACCGGCACAGCCATGCCATTCTGTGCCTTGATGGCAGCCGCTGTGGTGTTAGTGGGTATTTGTCAGCTGTTTACCTTTCCAGGGACATTTGTACGCCAAGCAAGCTAA
- a CDS encoding CreA family protein, whose product MPLVVVVLSALLSGCGDDVGKVSLGWFTTKDVVIDAVTDPKVSGVTCHISRVEANLDLADPSDMSIACRQTGAITAAEIATIDKSKAGEVVFKESLSILFKSLKVRRIYDAEHQTLIYLSYSTKETNGSHKHSLSTVPLWGTPAWQPTPITATP is encoded by the coding sequence ATGCCGCTTGTTGTGGTAGTGCTGAGTGCATTATTGAGCGGCTGTGGTGATGATGTCGGCAAGGTAAGCCTAGGTTGGTTTACCACCAAAGATGTGGTGATTGATGCAGTCACCGATCCGAAAGTCAGCGGGGTGACCTGCCATATTAGCCGTGTTGAAGCGAATTTGGACTTAGCCGACCCTTCTGATATGAGCATCGCTTGCCGTCAAACTGGGGCGATTACCGCTGCTGAAATTGCCACCATAGACAAGAGCAAAGCGGGTGAGGTGGTGTTTAAAGAATCGCTTAGTATCTTGTTTAAGAGCCTCAAAGTGAGGCGTATTTATGATGCCGAGCATCAGACGCTTATCTATCTTTCATATTCCACCAAAGAAACCAACGGAAGCCACAAGCATTCGTTGTCGACTGTGCCTTTATGGGGGACGCCTGCATGGCAACCCACACCAATAACTGCAACACCCTAA
- the ilvN gene encoding acetolactate synthase small subunit, translating to MKRRIISVLMENQPGALSRVVGLFSQRGYNIDTLNVAPTEDATLSRLTVSVFADESILEQIEKQLHKLIDVLKVSNITETAYVERELALIKVRAVGEMRDEVKRMADIFRGQIIDVTSNLYTIQLAGTSEKLDSFISAMTETTKVIEVSRSGVVGLARGDKAMKV from the coding sequence ATGAAACGCCGAATTATTTCTGTATTGATGGAAAACCAACCTGGTGCTTTGTCTCGCGTAGTTGGCTTGTTTTCTCAACGTGGTTACAACATTGATACCTTGAACGTGGCGCCTACCGAAGATGCCACCCTGTCTCGTCTGACGGTATCTGTCTTTGCCGATGAGTCGATTCTTGAGCAAATCGAGAAGCAGCTACACAAGTTGATCGATGTACTCAAAGTATCCAACATCACCGAAACCGCTTATGTTGAGCGGGAACTGGCGTTGATTAAAGTCAGAGCAGTTGGCGAGATGCGCGATGAAGTCAAACGCATGGCCGATATCTTCCGCGGCCAAATCATTGATGTCACATCGAATCTCTACACCATCCAACTGGCGGGTACATCAGAGAAACTGGACTCCTTTATCAGTGCGATGACAGAAACAACAAAAGTCATAGAAGTGTCACGTTCAGGCGTTGTTGGCCTTGCTCGTGGCGATAAAGCGATGAAAGTGTAA